A part of Carettochelys insculpta isolate YL-2023 chromosome 1, ASM3395843v1, whole genome shotgun sequence genomic DNA contains:
- the MPST gene encoding 3-mercaptopyruvate sulfurtransferase — translation MSQQFLYRALVQAKWLSETIKSPQAGQVVKILDASWYLPVMKRDPRREFEEHHIPGAAFFDIDQCSDRTSPYDHMLPSADDFAEYVGKLGVGNDSHVVIYDASNQGLFSAPRVWWMFRAFGHHAVSLLDGGLKNWQREAHPLSSLKSQVVPVEFHASLDKSLVKAHEDIEENIESHSFQLVDARSAGRFRGTEAEPREGIEPGHILGSVNIPFMDFLTEAGFEKSPEEICSLFQEKKVDLSKPVVATCGSGVTACHVALGAYLCGKPDVAIYDGAWVEWYMRARPEEVVSEGKGKTL, via the exons ATGTCTCAGCAGTTCCTCTATCGGGCCCTGGTGCAAGCCAAATGGCTCTCAGAAACCATCAAGTCTCCTCAGGCTGGACAGGTTGTGAAGATCCTGGATGCATCCTGGTACCTCCCAGTGATGAAACGTGACCCCCGGCGTGAGTTTGAGGAGCACCACATCCCGGGTGCTGCTTTCTTTGACATTGACCAATGCAGCGACCGCACATCGCCCTATGACCACATGCTGCCTAGTGCGGATGACTTTGCGGAGTATGTGGGCAAGCTGGGCGTGGGAAATGACTCCCATGTGGTGATATATGATGCCAGCAATCAGGGTCTTTTCTCTGCTCCCCGTGTCTGGTGGATGTTCCGGGCCTTTGGGCACCATGCTGTCTCCCTTCTTGATGGTGGGCTGAAGAACTGGCAACGGGAGGCGCACCCTTTAAGCTCTCTCAAGAGTCAAGTTGTCCCTGTGGAGTTCCATGCCTCCCTAGACAAGTCACTGGTGAAAGCCCATGAGGACATAGAGGAGAACATAGAGTCACACAGCTTCCAGCTGGTGGATGCTCGTTCTGCAGGGCGGTTCAGAGGGACAGAGGCAGAACCCAGAGAAG GAATCGAACCTGGTCATATCCTTGGCTCCGTGAACATCCCTTTCATGGATTTCCTCACAGAAGCTGGCTTTGAGAAGAGCCCTGAAGAGATCTGCAGCTTAttccaggagaagaaagtggaCCTCTCAAAACCAGTGGtagccacctgtggctctggagtcacTGCTTGCCACGTGGCCCTGGGGGCCTACCTCTGCGGCAAGCCAGATGTGGCTATCTATGATGGCGCCTGGGTGGAATGGTACATGCGTGCACGGCCTGAAGAAGTTGTCTCTGAGGGCAAAGGCAAGACTCTCTGA